tttttttttttttttttgacagagacagagaaagagtcagagagagggacaggtaggacagatagaaaggaagggagagagataagaagtatcaagtctttgttgtggcaccttagttgttcattgattgctttctcatatataccttgactggggggctatagcagagcaagtgaccccttgtgcaagccagtgaccttgggctcaagccagcaaccatagatagggtcatgtctatgatcccatgctcaagccagtgaccctgtgctcaagctgatgagcccagattcaagccggatgagcgtgcgctcaagccggcaacctcaggattttgaacctgggtcctcggcatcccagtctgacactctatccactgctccaccaactggtcaggcttgcAATAGCTTCTTGTTTGCCTCCCTGACTCCAGTTCTTCTCCAACTCTAGGCCTTCCTCCATCTAAAAGTTATACCAGACCTGTGACACCTGTGGCTTTCTGTGGACCACAGGATAAAACCCAAGCCTGGCATTCAAGCAAAGTCCTTCCAACTGACCCTGGCCCAACATTTCAGTCTCGGTTTCCAGTGCTCCTCTGCCACCTCTCCCTGCAACCCACACACATACTTGGTACAGTCTAACCACACAGGGTACGCACTGTTCTCTGATCTTCACATGCCCTGCTCTCTCTCACTGCTTTACAAAACACTTGTCAACCTTCAAGACCCAGATCAAATATCATGCCCTCTGTAAAATATTGTCCAATTCTCTGAGGCAGAATTAACTGCTCCCTGCTCTGACTTCCTGTGGAGAGACTTTCCCTAGGCCTCTGTGATAGTTCTGATCATGACAAGAGCCAAGGGAACATGCCTTCCGGAGAAGCAGGCTGTGCTTGACGTAGCCAACCCACTTCTTACTAGCAGACTTATTTTGGGAAAGTTACTTACCCACTCTGAGTCTcagcttgctttatttttaaatgagggtAGTTAAGCCTACCTTAGAGACACAGAaatcacatatatacacatatatacagacaagtcCTCTAGTGTGATGGATGAGAAGTAGCAGATCGCTTTGGTTTAAATCCTGGccctaccacttactagctgtgtgggtTTGTGCATGTTACTTTGTGCCTCGGTCCTTCTGtgtaaaaaaaggggaaatactAGTGCTTACTCATAGGGTTCTTATGAAGATTAAGTGAGATTATACAGACTTAGTGCTAAGAGTAGTGCCTGATTCATATAAAGTCTCACAAAACAAttggctgtttttattattagCGTATCTGACCAATAGTAAGTGCTCAACTACCCTGGTTATTATGATTGTTCTGTGGTTAATcgtaaaaaacacttgttttccCTGAAAGACTGTGAACTCCGGAGGCCAGACTGTCATCTTTGAATCCCCAGTGCCTAGTACACAGGTACTACTGACCCTCAGTAGACAGGTACAGTTGAACTGAGGTGGTAACAGGTGAGATGTTGAAAGAGGAGGAGCAAACAGCTGCACCATACCTGTTGAGTAGCTAGGTTAAGGGGGGTGGTAGAGTGCTGTGTCTTTGGAATGAGAAAGTGAAGCTCCAAAATGGAAGGGATTTATGTCGGTAAGTTTGTTGAACTCCCACACCTTAAACAGTGCCTGATATGAAGTTGGTAAGCAATGAATAGttgttaaatgaagaaaaattacagCACCAAGGAGGAAGTGACCATTGATAAGCAATTGCAATTGAATAAGAGAGCATGAGAGAGGGGTGCTAGGTGGGATGAGTGTCGGAGCCAGTATACAGGGTTCTGGGGGAGTGAGTGGGTGCAGACAGGAGCCTGATAATCCCATCTAATGCTAATTCAAATGGCTAGAGAGAGTGGGCAGTAGTTGGGAGGGGTAAGGCACCGTATATCCAAGATAGTGGTGCCAGATCAGCTTGACATCAAAATGGAATAAGCCATGccagggagggagaggatgggtgTGGAAGACTGGGCACTCTGAGCGCAAGGGACAAGGGACGAGGGTGAGCTTTCCAAGGAAGTGGCCAAGCTATCTTTGCAAATGACAGCTTCTTCTCTCAGTCGGTGAGAAGGAGATCACCGGTGGCCTGGGTGTCTCCAGGCCAGTAGCCCCTGCAGTCTCTTGACCTTCAGAGTGTGgaagaagagggtgaaggggaaGAAGTGAGGCTGGTACCTTGATGCCTGCACTCCGACACTTGCCCACAGCGTCCGGCACAGCAGCCCGGGGAGGGTCGATCATGGACATCAGCCCCACAAAGCAGAGCTTGTCTGTGGGAAAGTTCAGTTCATCTGTGTCAAATTTGAAGCCACGGGGAAACTTCCCAGAGGGCAGATTCAGTTGACAGAACCCTGAAGGAAGGCAGAAGGGAGAAGTGAGAGCAGCATGGTGGCTGCCTGAGCacccccaaagcccctcacccTAAGAAAGCCACTGAGGCTTAGAAATCCCTTTCTCAGCCCTGCTCTTGGCTTCTGGACCCTCACCCAGCACTCGCTCTCCAAGTCCTCCCAGCTCCATGTAGGCGTTCTGGAAGGCGTCTTGCATCTCCTTGTCCAGAGGGATCTCCTTGCCCTGCACCAAGATGGAGGAGCACCGATCCAGGATGCGCTCTGGGGCCCCCTTCATCACCAGCACATGGCTCTGGGGGCTGTCTTCTCGCTCATGGATAGACAGCTGGAGAGAGAATGGGCAGCTACAGAGGAAGCCATACTTGTCTTACTAGCTCCAGTgtccagcacagggcctgggacAGAACAGAAGCTGGAAAGAAACCCACAATAAAATAACCCttaactcaggccctggccagttggctcagtggtagagcatcggcctggcttgcaggagtcctgggttcgattcccagccagggcacacaggagaagcgcccatctgcttctcaacccctccccctctccttcctctctgtctctctcttcccctcctgcagctgaggctccattggagcaaagttggcccgggcactgaggatggctccatggcctctgcctcaggcactagaatggctctggttgcagcagagcaacaccctagatgggcagagcattgcctcctggtgggcatgccaggtggatcccggtcgggcacatgcgagagtctgtctgactgcctccccatttccagcttcggaaaaatacaaataaataaataaataaataacccttaactcaTCAATGCTTGCAGTGTGGAGAGGTGTTTGGACCTCATAGTCCCAACCCTGTAACCTGAGAGTCACTTCCCATAAAACATTCAttgactcaacaaatatttattaagatcaGTTTATGCAGGCACTGTGCAGGGGCTTGGTGGCTTTCTTGTCAACATTCCCTATCACCATACTGGCCTCAGTGGGTCTTTACCTCTATGGTCTACATAGCATGTGGCTGAGACTGTGTTCTTGGCATGTAACAGATGCCTACAAGCTGAAGGATACCCTAGGGAAATTTCAGAAGTATGTTTTCAACTGAGTAAAATGAAAAGATTGAGGGACTGGGGCCAGAGGATGGGGAGCTGTGGAAAGAGGAGTTAAGAGGGTGACAGGCTATTGTAAGGAATGAGGTTTGGGAGCTAAGCGTTAATGGCAACCAGACTCAGGGTGCTTTGGGGAATGAAGCAGGGGTGAGAGGACGTGATGCTCAGATGCCCCCAATTCTCATGTTAATGACTCCCTCTTGGCTTTGTGCACCCCCTCATTTCTGTTCATCCATTCTCCTGTCCCAGTGCCCTGACCAAACCTGGTACTTGTTGGTGGAGTTGAAAGGAATCTCCGCCACCTTGGGGTTTCTGTCCCTCATCTTCCTCACGGAACCACAGGACAGCTCAATGCACTTGAGCAGAGCTGACTCGGAGGCATCACCAGCTGTGTCACGCTGCCAGAAGAGAATTCAGTGTCACAGTGGGGCTGGAGAAGGATGGAAGACCAAGGGCAGAGGGCCCTGAGGCCTTGGAGGCTGCCAcagggagtgagagaggaagcTGGGCATCAGCAAAGTGGGCAGTCTATGGAGACACCCCTGACTTTCTACCTTAGACACGGAGATGTTCTCTTGTCCAGCTTTGAAGACAGCACGGTTGCAGAGACCAGCAATCCGAGACAGGGCTGTCCACGTTGGGGATCGTTTGTCAAAAGTGGCCCCTGGGAGAAAATGAGGGAGAACCAGGACTTTGGCTCCTGTTTAGAGCTCTTACCCCTCCTCACCCACTCTGCCACCCAGTGTCCTGGACATCCTCCGATCCCCTTCACCCCTCTGGGGTGCCCTATCACCAGACTGGTCTTCCGTGGTGTCAGCCTCATGGATCTGGTTGTCAAACCACATGTGGGCGACAGTCATGCGGTTCTGGGTGAGAGTGCCCGTCTTGTCAGAGCAGATGGTGGAGGTGGAGCCCAGCGTCTCCACAGCCTCCAGGTTCTTCACCAGGCAGTTCTTCCTCGCCATGCGTTTGGCTGTCAGGGTCAGACACACCTGGTAGAGAGCAAGGAGAATACAAAAGGGTCAAGGCTGAGCCAGAGATGTCTATGACCTTACTCCAGAGCGtggctctctccctcctccctagaTGCTACTCCACAAACATGAGTGGGATGTAGGTGTGAGCAGCTGAACTGAGATCATGGGTATATATTTAGGTGAAATATCCAGTATAAAGTTGACATTTGGAGCTCTAGAGAGGGCCAGAGAGGAGTTAGGCATAGAAATGAAAGAGTCATCCACACAGAATGAGCACTGAAAACTGAGCTCACTTAAGTGTGGTAGGAGGAGATCATAGAGCTGAGGCCTGATAATCAGTtttggaaagaagaagaagacatttctggggacagaggagaggaaAACCAAGATAATGACATGTCACCATGATCAATGAAAGAGGATTTCAGGCAGGTGGACAGCAGTATTCATTTCATCAGCAGAGTTAAGGATGAGGGCTGAGGAAAGGTCACTGGATTAGCTAGGTAGCCACTGGAACTTTCAGAGAGCCTTTATTTAAGAGTTAACCGGGATGAGCtccagattggggggggggggcagatgaaTAGTATAACTGTGGTGAGAAGAGCTGACTATGACAAGCTCCGGGAGATGGACTGCATGCCAAAGTACAGCCCAACCTGAGATTTTCCAGACTCAACCTCTGAGCCACGTATTAAATGATCTTTTACAGACTCATACTCTAATCCAGGTATTACATGAGAATCTGATATGTAATTTTATGGGCAATAAACCCCTAAAATAAGCAACAACACCACCTCAGCTTGACCACTCACAGTGACAGTGGCCAACAGACCCTCAGGCACGTTGGCCACGATGATGCCAATGAGGAAAATGACTGCCTCCAGCCAGCTGTAGCCCAGGATGAGGGACAGCACAAAGAAGGAGACGCCCAAAAACACAGCCACCCCTGTGATCAGCTGGATGAAGTGTTCAATCTCCATGGCTATAGGGGTCCGCCCAACTTCCAGGCCTGAGGCCAGAGTAGCTATGCGGCCCATCACCGTCCGGTCGCCCGTAGCAATCACGATACCCCTGGCAGTGCCTGCAACACAGGAGGAGACATCAAGCTGGGTACCTTTGATCCCAGGAACTGAAGTCCTGTTCTACTTCCTAAGAAAGGAGAACCATCCCAGAATAAATGTACCAAAGACTCCGATCCCTCACTTGGCTTACTCTTTCTGCCTGAATTGCCAATTCCAGGCTAAGCATAATagcaaattattttctcttccacTTGGGCCTGTGGAAAAGGGTTGCAAATAAACTCCAGGTTCAAACTGAGAAgattcaataagtaaaataaaaatattgcttgCAGTACTTCAGTAAAATCCACCTTCCACTTGTTATCCAAAAGCATATTATGAACACAAAGTAAGGCACTTATGGAATTTCCATGTAGtcttaagattttctttctcaACATTAGGTATGAAAGTCCATGGAAGAAGCTAGGCAATTACTGACCTTTATGTAGACATTAGAGGGGACTTCTGGGAAGAAAGGGTGGGACAGTGGGAAGAGTATGCATGTTGGATTCAGCCAAACCTGAGCTTGAATGTTTGTTTGAGTTCCTACTTAGAGATTGTTTTAATGATTCAATAACATAGTGATATAGTACACCTAgatcagtgcctagcacatagtaggcactcaacaaatgttagtttcattcattttctatACTCTTTTCAAAGGTAATTTCAGGGCAAGCACTGGAAATATTTTACTAGGCATTTTTAACAATTGTGGGAAATGTAGAGCAAACTTCAGATTCTCAGTACATTAAAAATTTAGGAAATTTAATGTGTGGTGATTTTCAATGTAATTCCAACTTgctgaaagggaaggaaagcccAAAGAAACATAATCAATCCATGGACTAGAAATGACAAGTATAAAAGGTGTGGAGGTGGGTGCAAGGCCTCCTCTGGCTCACCTCTGAGGTCTGTGGGCTGGTCAGGTTTCTTTCTCCCACCAGCTTTTGCTCCCACTCCCTCTCCAAGTCAGCCCTGACTTGATTCACTGACGTGACCACAAAGGACACAGATTGCAGTTGTACTTGGACTCTAGCCACTAAGTAGGGGCAGTTCTGGGAGTGCCACTGGCCTTTGGTCATCTCTAGAACCCAGAACAGGGATGCAGCAAACTGGGTAACATAAGCATAACGATTTCTCTTGGTGAAATGGAGTCCCAGATATAGCCTGAAAGAGGGCCCAAGTGTCTGTGTGGTGTGGCAGCTTCTCCGAccctctcccagtctgtggctctAGTCAGAGCAAGGGCCAGAGAAGAAGGCAACTAGTCCTAGTCCCAGGGGAAACAGAAGGCATCATTCAAGCCAAAGGCACTCAGGATTCAAGGCTGGCTTgggatgtgtgtgagtgtgtgagcatTATGCGTTtgagtgtgtgatgtgtgtgtgagaTGGGCAAGTGTGtatgaatgtgagtgtgtgtgtgtgcatgtgcatgtgtaagGGGAGCTTGGCTCAATACCTTAAGGTTTTGGAATCCACTCATTGTTAGGGTGGACAGAACAGAGATCTTCCTGTGAGAAGGTTACTTTTACAGAGTTATGCTGTCCCAGCCAATATCCTGCTCTCTGGAGGGGACTATTTCTGTAATATTTAGGGATCTGCATCCCCAAATCCTCAATTCCCTCCTCTAGAGCAGAGTTTTGATGAGTAAGGACAGTCACAGCCCCGAATCCTGATTGGGGGCTCAGGGTTCGGACTCCTCCCTCAGTGGGTGCTGGGATGAGAAGCCACTCCCACCAGGCTAACCTCTCACCTTCCACACAGTTGGTAGAGAAAAAACAGATATTGCGGGTCTCCAAAGGATTCTCATGGGTAAACTCAGGCGAGCGAGTTTGGGGCTCTGACTCGCCAGTTAGGGATGAGTTGTCCAcctggggaggaagaagggagggtgtAGTCATCAGACTGGCAGACGCATTTGTGCACACACAGCTGTCTCCTGACTCCAACCACATTTAATCTCCATGACATGAGGGACAAAATTACACTTGTCCTCATCAGATATTTATAGCATTACTCAGTTATTGTCCCTGCTCTGGTTTGAAATCCTATCTCTTACTAACttcctatgtgaccttgggctagtTACTTAGCCAACAGAGCCTCCAttcattcatctgtaaaatggggaatcATTAATCAAAATCTATTCATTGCACAACTACATGGTGCTAGAAGGTATAGACACAGGGATCCCCTACTCTTCAAACTTCTAACTGGGTCCCTGTCAGCTCCATACCGCCTTCCTTTTACACCAGCCAGTTGCTCTGGCATGGCCTCCTCACCTTACAGCCATGAGAAGAGATGATCCGGAGGTCAGCAGGCACACGGTCTCCACCCTTCACTTCCACCAGGTCTCCCACCACCACTTCCTCCGCGTTGATCTGCATCTTCTCGCCCTCCCGCACCACAAGGGCTTGCTGTGGGGAGGCCATGGGCATTGCATGAAGTCCTTGTCTCTACCCCTACCTTCCTTTCTGGCTGGTTTCTTACTTCTTCTTCAActccattaaaaaagaagagaagcccTGAACCCTTAGCTACAAAACTAGGTCCTGATGTGGAGAGCTAGAGGGACTTTTTCGTCCAAGCCTCCATCTCAGAGTACAAGAAGTTGAAAAGCGATAAGCTGGACCCTTCCAGAAACCTtatgccccagcctagagcccagcCCAGCCATCTACCTGTGGAACCATGTTCTTGAAGGAATCCATGATCTTGGAGCTCTTGGCCTCTTGGtaataggagaagcagccagtgaCAATGACTACAGCTGCCAGCACCACGCCCAGATATAGCTGGTAAGGATAAAGGGTTTGAGAGATCTGCTCATCTCCCAACCCTAAAGGGACACCTGCCACACGGGACAAGCATTAAATGCCACCTTTGTCTATGACTGGTAGTGAAAATGGTAGAGGAAAGTCCTTCTCTCTAATCCCCCCTCAATCTTCTAGTCCCCAACCTCCTAAGACTGGAAGGGGCAGGGAGAGTTCTAGGGAGTTTCCCAGACTAGAACTTCATGCTGGGGTGAAGACAGAGGTATGGCAGACAAGCCCACTTAAGTGTGAAGGAACAGAGACAGGCTTTGTCAATAAtgagtgattgtgtgtgtgtgtgtgcgtggttGTGTGTTGGGGTGTTTATAGATACGTATAGAAGCTTCACCCCTTTTCAGCCTAAAAAGCACTGTGATGTGAAGGTTttgttccccctccccccagctataCTGGAGATTCAGGGTTAGAGGACAGTCATGGACTGCTCTAGGGCTCAGGCCTTCCAGCTCACATTGTCGTTGGATGGTTCATCTTCCATGGCAGCCTGGATGCCATAAGCCAGGAAGCAGAGGATGGCCCCAATCcacagaaggatggagaagcctCCAAAAAGCTGGCGACAGAACTTGACCCACTCAGGGGTAgtcggg
The DNA window shown above is from Saccopteryx bilineata isolate mSacBil1 chromosome 2, mSacBil1_pri_phased_curated, whole genome shotgun sequence and carries:
- the ATP1A2 gene encoding sodium/potassium-transporting ATPase subunit alpha-2, whose protein sequence is MGRGAGREYSPAATTAENGGGKKKQKEKELDELKKEVAMDDHKLSLDELGRKYQVDLSKGLTNQRAQDILARDGPNALTPPPTTPEWVKFCRQLFGGFSILLWIGAILCFLAYGIQAAMEDEPSNDNLYLGVVLAAVVIVTGCFSYYQEAKSSKIMDSFKNMVPQQALVVREGEKMQINAEEVVVGDLVEVKGGDRVPADLRIISSHGCKVDNSSLTGESEPQTRSPEFTHENPLETRNICFFSTNCVEGTARGIVIATGDRTVMGRIATLASGLEVGRTPIAMEIEHFIQLITGVAVFLGVSFFVLSLILGYSWLEAVIFLIGIIVANVPEGLLATVTVCLTLTAKRMARKNCLVKNLEAVETLGSTSTICSDKTGTLTQNRMTVAHMWFDNQIHEADTTEDQSGATFDKRSPTWTALSRIAGLCNRAVFKAGQENISVSKRDTAGDASESALLKCIELSCGSVRKMRDRNPKVAEIPFNSTNKYQLSIHEREDSPQSHVLVMKGAPERILDRCSSILVQGKEIPLDKEMQDAFQNAYMELGGLGERVLGFCQLNLPSGKFPRGFKFDTDELNFPTDKLCFVGLMSMIDPPRAAVPDAVGKCRSAGIKVIMVTGDHPITAKAIAKGVGIISEGNETVEDIAARLNIPVSQVNPREAKACVVHGSDLKDMTSEQLDEILRNHTEIVFARTSPQQKLIIVEGCQRQGAIVAVTGDGVNDSPALKKADIGIAMGISGSDVSKQAADMILLDDNFASIVTGVEEGRLIFDNLKKSIAYTLTSNIPEITPFLLFIIANIPLPLGTVTILCIDLGTDMVPAISLAYEAAESDIMKRQPRNPQTDKLVNERLISMAYGQIGMIQALGGFFAYFVILAENGFLPSTLLGIRLDWDDRSTNDLEDSYGQEWTYEQRKVVEFTCHTAFFASIVVVQWADLIICKTRRNSVFQQGMKNKILIFGLLEETALAAFLSYCPGMGVALRMYPLKVTWWFCAFPYSLLIFIYDEVRKLILRRYPGGWVEKETYY